In the genome of Methanococcoides burtonii DSM 6242, the window GCAGTCCTAACGTCATAGACATGTTGCGCAGGGATGAGGTAGGACTTATCGTGAACACTCCAACAGGAAGCCAGTCACGAAAGGACGGTTACCAGATCCGCCGTGCTGCAGTGGACTTCAAGGTGCCATACATCACCACGGTACAGGCAGCAAGAGCAGCCGCTGATGCTATCACATCCATGAAAACAGGTGAGATAACCATCAAGTCCATCAATGAATATCACAAAGAAATCAACAACTGATCATCAATTACAAGGAAACAATATCATGTCAAAGAAAGTAGCACTTGCGTATTCCGGAGGACTTGACACATCTATCTGTATCCCTCTCCTCAAGGAAGAATACGGATACGATGAAGTAATTACAGTAGCAGTCGATGTGGGACAGCCAAAGGAAGATGTCGCACAGGCAGAAGAGAAAGCAAAGAAGATCAGTGACAAGCATTTCACGCTTGATGTTCGCGAAGAGTTCGTGAACGACTATATCTTCCCGCTTATAAGAGCCAACGGCGACTACGAAGGCTATGTAATGGGCACATCCATTGCACGCCCGCTCATCGCCAAGAAGGTAGTTGAGATAGCAGAGCAGGAAGGCGCAGTTGCACTCGCACACGGTTGCACCGGCAAAGGCAACGACCAACTTCGTTTCGAGGCAGTGTTCAGGCTCACCGACATGGATGTCATCGCACCTATGAGAGAGATGAACCTCACCCGTGAATGGGAGATCGAATACGCTAAAGAACATGGCATACCTGTGGGAGTCACCACTGCAAAGCCATGGAGCGTTGATGAGAACATCTGGAGCAGAAGCATCGAAGGCGGAAAGCTCGAAGACCCTGGATATATCCCTCCTGAAGAGATATACAAATGGACAACAGCTCCGGAAGATGCACCTGACGCTCAGATCATCGAGATCGGATTCGAGAACGGTGTGCCGGTATCCCTTGATGGTCAGAAGATGGGCGGTGTCGAACTTATCGAGAAGATGAACATCATTGCAGGAACACATGGCGTAGGTCGTACCGACATGATCGAGGACCGTGTCCTCGGACTCAAGGCACGTGAGAACTACGAACATCCTGCAGCAACAGTTCTGCTTGCGGCACACAAAGACCTCGAAAAGCTCGTGCTTACCCGTGCAGAGCTCAAGTTCAAGGCAACGGTCGACGCCCAGTGGTCTGAGCTTGCATACTACGGCCTCGTGGATGAACCCCTCTACGATGACCTCAATGCTTTCATTGACAAGACACAGGAACGTGTCGCAGGTACAGTAACAATGAAGCTCTACAAAGGTAGCGTCCTCGTTCTTGCAAGGACATCCCCGTATGCCCTTTACTCAGAAGAGCTCGTATCCTTTGATGGCACAAGCATCGACCAGAAGGATGCTGAAGGGTTTGCCAAATATCACGGATTCCAGGCACGCCTGTACAGAAAATTCGTAGTTAAGAACTAATCATATTACACGTGTGCGGATTCCACATACGGGCTTCTTTTTTCTTTTTTTGCTCTTAATTTGATTCGGATTGTTCTAAATTTAATTCCAGACCATTCATGCTGTTAAAACTCTTGGGTAAAAACATACCCCATATTTAAGGTATGTTGCACCGTACTAAATAAAAGGGTTCGAATCTATCCCCCGTACTAAAAGAAAGAGTAATAGGTATCTTAGAAAATAGATACTCAATAATTCAGAATGTTTCGGTAAATCAATTTATAACCTTTTTATTATCGAATTATATAGCATTTCATTTTTGAGCTATAAAAGCAAAAATAAATAATTTATAAAAGATGGTTATTCGTGAAACTACTACACCCACTGGGCATAACTCATTCAGTCTTGTCGAGAGTATTGTAAAAGGACGAATAAAAATCCTATTAATTAACGAGATTTTGTTTAAAGCATATTCAAATGAATACAGTTGTAGAGATCAGAGCTAATTTCAAACTATAAGGGATGCCGTACTAAACTAATTACAAATGAAAAATGGTTCTGAAAGGTAATTCCACAAAATAATCTTGGAAGAATTGCATATATTTTGGGGGCTGTCAAAAACTTTGGTGTTAGAAAGTTACAACTAATCAATCACAATGAATATATATTATGAAAGTGGATGAATGGTTATGACACCTAATATAACATCCACTTTCGCATCCCACATTGACTCAATACAACTTAAATTAACTGATTGTTTTTCAGGCATTACAACTTTTGAAAAAGCAATCATATCCCATTTTAGTTCAACTGGAAAAAGGAACATTCGAAATGAGAAGGAACTTGTTTTGCATGCTGACAACCATTTTGATCTTTTACATCCTCAGTGCCCCGTATGTGGTTCCAATAAAATAAATAAACAAGAGTATTATACGCGTAAGTTAAAGTTAGCAGAATTTGGAAGTCAAATAATCCACGTACGAAGATATTATTGCAAAAAATGCTCTAAAAGATTTACAACACCCCGACTCAATTGTTAAAAAAGGTCATCAATATGCCAGAACATATGAACAGTATATTGAAGGTTATGAAACAGGATATTGTTCATTTAGACATTTACAAAAAATATTCAGTTCACTTTATGATTGCTCCCCATCCCATCAAACCATCTATAACTGGATAAGGAAATCAAACAAAGAAGTGACTTCAGAAGCTACAAAAGAATACTCGGGTTATTATTGCTATGATGAACAATATTTAAAATTGAATGGAAGACGATTTTATAGGCTCAGTTTGATTGATTCAATATTCAATAAACCAGTTGAAGAAATGATCGTTACTAATCTTGAATATGATACAGTAAAGGATTTTATTGAAAAAGCAACATCAAACAGACCAATTTATGCAATATCTACTGATCATCGGATAAAGTACAAATAGATAATGGATAAACTTGAGATAAAACATCAACTTTGCATATTTCATTTGTATAAATTGATTGGAAACGATGTATTCAAAAAGTTAAAATCAAAATTTGTTAGTTACTGTGAAAAGATAAACATGTGTTTAACATTTACAGAAATAAAAGAGATATTTAGAACATATGATGTAAGTATCGCAATCAATAGGCTTCAAAATTTAATAGACGGTATTAAGAAAATTCCATATGCTCTTTATAGATCAATAGACAAAATCACTAGAGATTTTAATAGATTGACTTTGTTTATGGTAGATGGATTTGTTTCTAAAACAACAAATCCAATCGAAAATTATTACAGACAAACATTACCTAATCAGCTAAAAAGAATATTTAAAACACCCGAAGGAGTGTTGAATTATTTGGCTGTAAAAAAGAAATACTGGGAAGGTAACATATCAAATAAAGTTTAACATCAAAGTTTTTGACAGCCCCATTAATTCAATACGTTTAAATGTAGGAGACATTTTTTTACTACATTTAATTAAATAAATTCAAAAGCAAGGTTCACTATACAGCCGGTTTATCATTATAGTGTTTGCACTTACCATAACAATTGGTATTTCGATAAATCAGGTTTTAGAATCGAAATACCATCAATTGCTTAAACAATTCTTGTCTAATAAAGAGTGTAATCTATTAAATTATTACAGTGTGTAGTGCTGATAACTTTGACCTTCAATATCCAGGTTAAAAAAGTAAGTCAATTCTTAAATATCAAATTCCCATATATACTATCGGGAATTTGATATGACATTTACAGGACAAGCTTATGCACTAGGTGCCGGAACGGTCATAAACGCCATCGCTACCTGGAAAGGGGCGGCTTTTGGAGTTGACCTTAAAACATTTGCTGATGTTGAACTGACGAAAGAGAGTTCTTCCTTTATAGGCACTATTGAAGGTGTACCACATGGGGACACTACGCTTATTGAAAGGTCCATGGACCTTGTCCTCGAGCACTTTGGCATCGAAATGGGTGGGACCGTTGTTACTCGGAGTGAGGTGCCCCTTGCAAGCGGTTTGAAGAGCAGTAGTGCTGCTGCCAATGCTACTATTCTGGCTACGCTGGATGCTCTTGGTGAAACCCTTGAACCGCTGGATGCAGTTAAAATGGGAGTAAGGGCTGCAAAGGATGCTGGTGTTACCATCACCGGGGCTTTTGATGATGCATGTGCCTCATTCTTTGGTGGGATTGTTGTAACGGACAACCGGACGAACGAGCTGGTC includes:
- a CDS encoding argininosuccinate synthase encodes the protein MSKKVALAYSGGLDTSICIPLLKEEYGYDEVITVAVDVGQPKEDVAQAEEKAKKISDKHFTLDVREEFVNDYIFPLIRANGDYEGYVMGTSIARPLIAKKVVEIAEQEGAVALAHGCTGKGNDQLRFEAVFRLTDMDVIAPMREMNLTREWEIEYAKEHGIPVGVTTAKPWSVDENIWSRSIEGGKLEDPGYIPPEEIYKWTTAPEDAPDAQIIEIGFENGVPVSLDGQKMGGVELIEKMNIIAGTHGVGRTDMIEDRVLGLKARENYEHPAATVLLAAHKDLEKLVLTRAELKFKATVDAQWSELAYYGLVDEPLYDDLNAFIDKTQERVAGTVTMKLYKGSVLVLARTSPYALYSEELVSFDGTSIDQKDAEGFAKYHGFQARLYRKFVVKN
- a CDS encoding shikimate kinase; this translates as MTFTGQAYALGAGTVINAIATWKGAAFGVDLKTFADVELTKESSSFIGTIEGVPHGDTTLIERSMDLVLEHFGIEMGGTVVTRSEVPLASGLKSSSAAANATILATLDALGETLEPLDAVKMGVRAAKDAGVTITGAFDDACASFFGGIVVTDNRTNELVKRTEKEMDVVIFAPDRQSFSSQTNVHNSELLAPWVDMAYDLALDGEYEKAMTLNGFLYCGALGFSTDVMMEALKCGVKGVSLSGTGPAYSALVDRKMADTLTKVWENLGTSGKVINTKINNDGLTKL